One Desulfovibrio fairfieldensis genomic window carries:
- a CDS encoding TIGR04372 family glycosyltransferase gives MSKYRISFRRPFFVQTRKHVFLRFRAAVHFFRKRESKYLGWVFKCSRLFLSELVKPVRRPSLGQWENIAWNMRPQDIRTMLTASPHAASASEAAFKARSYLYIGDSISARRCLAEAEKDEQLLPSAPRHALMAVRAYLAYFENNEEMFARWAQDIDAPAWAKNALRISAVREYACSCVEFIGSMHNSEMRPQLAVKDQCPCCGYEYTFYSKGPRLPWSGFPDDRWLCPRCLAQRTWDKDLAKADALAFFQEYTARLPEKNHRLTPASEQLASILAQSLTPVACVRIGGPLMLTGHPAIGHYVFDISLYLLARLNRMAGQCLEYVDYATGEPTSCVTRVWDRVFAFLRHDPAMHGVIGGKNAARVSRTPIFFHQNRVELALARDEHNILQRGDLPWPLTAEEMAEGNKNVRRMGIPPHAKIACLMVRDGAYDKQTRPESKFTYPHRNADINTYRPAMEFLAEQGWYVLRMGASVEKPIYWKSPRIIDYASEHRSPFMDVWLVSQCHLAISTGLGLDAIPTILKKPLIYTNMPFLYWPHGNYAPLLILHKHFYHSASRVALTRLDVMRSHHAEVFFDKDFHDANLSVLNNTAGEILEITKEMLEIIDGKHTLSPEDIRCQKHFWETLAAYVTSFPNYAPLYRLGRESLRRDPDFSAASLERTATLAPGTPLPWNAAPVPKWEASSEMLQAAYAEAISTDNMHIRETLLLCLLWAKPGHAEAGWQLSNLYSKQDRKAEALFFAAHAAFFGKKEPYYERCATLRAEISDIVVPGDLPTDSPAALELMAKNDTLNIDGNILQRVFSGAKTTNELI, from the coding sequence ATGAGCAAATATCGTATTTCCTTCAGAAGGCCCTTTTTTGTGCAGACCCGCAAACATGTTTTTCTGCGGTTCCGCGCAGCTGTGCATTTTTTTCGCAAACGGGAGTCAAAATATCTGGGTTGGGTGTTCAAATGCAGCAGGCTTTTTTTATCCGAATTGGTGAAGCCCGTAAGAAGACCTTCGCTGGGCCAATGGGAAAACATCGCATGGAACATGCGGCCCCAAGATATTCGTACCATGCTCACGGCGTCGCCGCATGCTGCCAGCGCCAGTGAAGCCGCCTTTAAAGCGCGGAGCTATCTCTACATCGGCGACAGCATATCCGCCCGGCGCTGTCTGGCCGAAGCGGAAAAAGACGAGCAACTGCTGCCGAGCGCGCCGCGCCATGCGCTTATGGCGGTGCGAGCCTATCTGGCTTACTTTGAAAACAATGAGGAAATGTTTGCCCGTTGGGCGCAGGATATCGATGCTCCCGCATGGGCAAAAAATGCGCTCCGGATCTCCGCAGTGCGGGAGTACGCCTGCTCCTGCGTGGAATTTATCGGGTCCATGCATAATTCTGAAATGAGGCCGCAGTTGGCTGTGAAAGACCAATGCCCCTGCTGCGGGTACGAGTACACGTTCTACAGCAAAGGCCCCAGGCTCCCCTGGTCGGGTTTTCCTGACGATCGTTGGCTCTGCCCTCGCTGCCTCGCACAGCGCACTTGGGACAAAGATCTTGCCAAGGCCGATGCCCTTGCTTTTTTTCAGGAATATACGGCGCGCTTACCGGAAAAAAATCATCGCCTTACCCCCGCTTCCGAGCAACTGGCCAGCATCCTGGCGCAATCTCTCACTCCTGTGGCATGTGTCCGCATTGGGGGCCCCCTCATGCTGACAGGGCATCCAGCTATAGGCCATTATGTTTTTGATATAAGCTTGTATCTGCTAGCCCGGCTTAACCGCATGGCGGGGCAATGCCTTGAATACGTCGATTATGCGACAGGAGAGCCCACTTCCTGCGTTACTCGCGTATGGGACAGGGTTTTTGCCTTTTTACGGCATGACCCGGCGATGCACGGGGTTATCGGAGGAAAGAACGCGGCGCGCGTCAGCCGGACACCTATTTTTTTTCATCAGAACCGGGTGGAACTTGCTCTTGCAAGAGATGAGCACAATATCCTGCAACGCGGCGATCTCCCCTGGCCGCTCACGGCTGAAGAAATGGCCGAAGGCAACAAAAATGTCCGGAGGATGGGCATCCCGCCGCATGCAAAAATTGCCTGCCTGATGGTGCGCGACGGTGCTTATGATAAACAAACGCGCCCTGAATCCAAATTTACATACCCACATCGCAACGCCGACATAAACACCTATAGGCCGGCTATGGAATTTCTTGCCGAACAGGGATGGTATGTACTGCGCATGGGTGCCAGTGTCGAGAAACCCATTTATTGGAAATCTCCTCGCATCATCGACTATGCGTCAGAGCATCGTTCGCCCTTTATGGATGTATGGCTTGTTTCTCAATGCCACCTTGCCATCTCCACGGGCCTGGGACTGGACGCCATTCCGACAATCCTCAAAAAACCGTTAATTTATACAAATATGCCTTTTCTCTATTGGCCGCACGGCAACTATGCGCCGTTGCTCATCCTGCATAAGCATTTCTATCATAGCGCCTCGCGCGTCGCCCTGACAAGACTTGACGTCATGCGCTCCCATCACGCAGAAGTATTTTTTGATAAAGATTTTCACGACGCGAATTTATCCGTACTAAACAACACGGCCGGGGAAATTTTGGAAATTACAAAAGAAATGCTTGAGATTATAGACGGAAAACATACCCTTTCGCCTGAAGATATACGTTGCCAGAAGCATTTCTGGGAAACGCTGGCCGCGTATGTGACGAGCTTCCCCAATTATGCGCCGCTGTACCGCCTCGGCAGGGAGAGTTTACGCAGAGATCCCGATTTCTCCGCTGCATCCTTGGAAAGAACCGCCACTCTGGCTCCAGGAACTCCCTTGCCGTGGAACGCCGCGCCTGTCCCCAAATGGGAAGCTTCCTCTGAGATGCTGCAGGCCGCATACGCAGAAGCTATATCCACCGACAATATGCATATACGTGAAACGCTGCTGCTCTGCCTCCTCTGGGCCAAGCCCGGCCACGCGGAAGCCGGATGGCAGTTATCCAACCTGTATTCCAAACAGGACAGAAAAGCCGAAGCTCTTTTCTTTGCTGCGCATGCCGCTTTTTTCGGAAAAAAAGAACCCTATTATGAACGGTGCGCCACATTACGCGCAGAGATATCCGACATAGTAGTGCCGGGAGACCTTCCCACCGACAGCCCAGCCGCGCTTGAACTGATGGCAAAAAACGATACTTTGAATATTGACGGCAATATCCTTCAAAGGGTGTTCTCTGGCGCAAAAACAACGAACGAATTAATTTAG
- a CDS encoding class I SAM-dependent methyltransferase, with protein sequence MECSSYSRNTCRLCGSSDVSVFLPLAASPIADAYVPKEKLEQSQPLFPMDVWICLNCGHVQLLDVVNPDHIYREYLYITHSSPGLVDYYREYAHQMAAFASLAKSDLVIDIGSNDGALLSTFQRLGMRVLGIDPARKIAAKATREGIPTIPEFLTPELAAHIRQTHGPAQMVTANNIAANVDDVRSLFESVEILLADKGLFVLESGYWFDIVNNMLFDTIYHEHLSYFSILPLQQFVKSTPFTMVHALHTPSKGGCLRYVFAKRQTSRPVSSQLESMAESESRFGLNTLRTNLAYAERVAQCRCDVRTHLARLRDEGKNIAAYGASNTTTTLFYYFGLAEYIPYIVDDNPIKIGSYSPGLHLPVLSPSVIYERKPDCIFIAAWRFANLIIERHPQYADIGGQWFIPLPEVTLL encoded by the coding sequence ATGGAATGCTCTTCTTATTCACGAAACACATGCCGCCTTTGCGGTTCGTCTGATGTCTCGGTATTTCTGCCCCTGGCGGCCTCACCCATTGCCGATGCCTATGTGCCCAAGGAAAAGCTTGAGCAAAGCCAACCCCTTTTCCCCATGGATGTATGGATTTGTCTCAACTGCGGCCATGTGCAGCTTCTGGATGTGGTGAACCCCGACCACATTTATCGCGAATATCTGTACATAACGCACAGTTCGCCGGGCCTGGTCGACTATTATCGGGAATATGCGCATCAGATGGCGGCGTTCGCTTCCCTAGCGAAAAGCGATCTGGTTATCGACATCGGCAGCAATGACGGCGCGCTGCTCAGTACTTTTCAGCGTCTGGGCATGCGCGTGCTGGGCATTGATCCGGCGCGGAAAATTGCGGCGAAAGCCACACGCGAAGGGATTCCCACAATCCCGGAATTCTTGACGCCGGAACTGGCGGCTCACATACGGCAAACGCACGGGCCGGCCCAAATGGTTACTGCCAACAATATCGCGGCCAATGTGGATGATGTACGGAGCCTGTTCGAGTCAGTTGAAATCCTACTCGCGGACAAGGGACTTTTTGTCCTGGAAAGCGGATACTGGTTCGATATTGTAAATAACATGCTTTTTGATACTATTTACCACGAACATTTGTCCTATTTTTCCATTTTACCTTTGCAACAGTTTGTGAAATCCACACCCTTTACCATGGTGCATGCCCTGCACACGCCTTCCAAGGGAGGATGTCTGCGCTATGTTTTTGCCAAAAGGCAGACTTCGCGTCCAGTATCATCGCAATTGGAGAGCATGGCGGAGTCGGAATCGCGCTTCGGCCTGAACACCCTCCGAACCAATCTCGCCTATGCGGAACGGGTGGCGCAATGCCGATGCGATGTCCGCACCCACCTTGCGCGTTTGCGGGATGAAGGGAAAAACATCGCTGCCTATGGCGCCTCCAATACGACGACCACCCTTTTTTATTATTTTGGACTTGCGGAATATATCCCTTATATCGTCGACGACAATCCCATCAAAATCGGCTCCTACAGTCCAGGACTGCATCTTCCCGTTCTTTCGCCCTCCGTTATCTATGAGCGAAAACCAGACTGCATATTTATTGCCGCATGGCGCTTTGCAAACCTTATAATCGAACGCCACCCGCAATATGCGGATATCGGTGGACAATGGTTTATACCCTTGCCGGAAGTTACGCTTCTGTAA